In Helianthus annuus cultivar XRQ/B chromosome 3, HanXRQr2.0-SUNRISE, whole genome shotgun sequence, a single window of DNA contains:
- the LOC110931628 gene encoding uncharacterized protein LOC110931628 has protein sequence MKLDVIQQNIDKDPSNGDLRAEETATNRELQDALLDEERFLKQKSKVDWLAAGDMNTAFFHSSLKAKNHFSRIDVISDSGGTLYEGDMVYKAFVQQYEKFFGSQGDISLEPAPDLFPKRLSHDVATYMVRQITVEEVKKAMFSIDFFDTGNLLRELDHTLIVLIPKVSTPLLVTDFRPIACCNVFYKCISKIIAERIKGALDNIVSINQSAFVPGRKISDNILLTQELMHNYHRDVGPPRCAFKVDIQKAYDTVDWRFLKSVLIGFGFNSKMVEWIMLCVSTTSFSVCVNGAVHGFFKGNRGLRQGDPMSPYLFTLVMEVLTGILHHSVRIDSSFKFHNRCERQRIINLCFADDLFLFARGEVNSARCIMSSLSKFTKMSGLVPSNQKSTVFFCNVKNQVKQAILDIMPFTEGKLPVKYLGVPLISARIGYNDCRVLVERLEKRIMHWRNKLLSFARRLQLIISVLSSMHIYWSSVFILPARIIQELEAKMRNFLWSQDSSFNKGKSKVSWKLVCTPKYEGGLGIRRIGDMNKALMSSHIWSIVSNRESLWVKWVHSYHLKHKSFWICKTPTNSCWSWRKLIQMRPLIRNHIWSELGNGGNTSAWFDYWSELGDFISPRNISDADFRLDNRVADVYADGSWLWPTAWRDIFPVLNQIDHVHLDPLKVDRLLWKDGSDINEFSSSGVWHSLQHREPEVDWCSIVWFARCIPRHAFMIWLIMKGKLLTQDKILQWDLSRRKNMNMMCCLLCYENVDSHPHLSFECKYSTQVWLKVRDRVGMSSISPRWTDIVQWLCNRDHQRRADTYVAKLLVAAAAYSIWQERNARLFKNQLRPPETVSDVIMNTVRYKLMGAKLKNTVRVRNLLREWEIHTKDKDDDGG, from the exons ATGAAGTTGGATGTCATTCAACAAAACATTGATAAGGACCCGTCTAATGGTGATCTACGGGCCGAGGAGACTGCTACTAACCGTGAATTACAGGATGCTTTGTTGGATGAGGAGCGGTTCTTAAAACAAAAATCTAAGGTGGATTGGCTAGCTGCGGGTGACATGAATACTGCTTTTTTTCATTCTTCTTTGAAAGCCAAAAATCATTTTAGCAGAATTGATGTTATTAGTGATTCGGGAGGGACTCTCTATGAGGGTGACATGGTGTATAAAGCTTTTGTTCAGCAATATGAAAAATTTTTTGGTTCTCAGGGTGACATATCGCTTGAGCCGGCTCCGGATTTATTTCCGAAAAGGTTATCCCATGATGTTGCTACTTATATGGTTAGACAGATAACGGTGGAGGAGGTCAAGAAGGCGATGTTTTCTATTG ATTTTTTTGATACTGGTAACCTGCTCCGGGAATTGGATCATACTCTTATTGTGCTTATTCCTAAGGTTTCGACTCCGTTGCTTGTTACGGACTTTAGGCCGATTGCTTGTTGCAATGTTTTCTACAAATGCATCAGTAAGATTATTGCAGAAAGAATAAAGGGAGCTCTTGATAATATTGTCAGCATAAACCAGTCTGCCTTTGTTCCGGGACGAAAGATTTCGGATAACATTCTTTTAACGCaagaattaatgcataattatcatagaGATGTGGGTCCTCCAAGATGTGCATTTAAAGTTGATATTCAGAAAGCTTATGATACAGTAGATTGGAGGTTTCTTAAAAGTGTGCTGATTGGTTTTGGGTTTAACAGTAAGATGGTGGAGTGGATTATGCTATGTGTGTCTACTACCTCTTTTTCGGTTTGTGTTAATGGTGCAGTGCATGGTTTTTTCAAGGGTAATCGTGGGCTAAGGCAAGGAGATCCAATGTCTCCTTATTTATTTACTCTTGTTATGGAGGTCTTAACGGGTATTCTTCATCATTCGGTCCGAATTGATTCTTCTTTCAAGTTCCATAACAGATGTGAAAGGCAGCGGATTATTAATCTGTGTTTTGCGGATGATTTATTTCTGTTTGCTAGAGGAGAGGTGAATTCGGCTAGGTGTATTATGTCTTCTCTCTCGAAATTTACAAAGATGTCGGGGTTAGTGCCTAGTAACCAGAAAAGTACTGTTTTCTTTTGTAATGTAAAGAATCAGGTCAAACAAGCTATTCTGGATATTATGCCTTTTACAGAAGGAAAGTTACCTGTGAAGTACTTGGGGGTGCCCCTGATTTCTGCTAGGATTGGTTATAATGATTGTCGTGTGCTTGTTGAAAGATTAGAAAAGCGAATTATGCATTGGAGGAATAAGCTTTTATCGTTTGCAAGAAGGCTTCAACTTATTATCTCTGTGCTCTCTTCAATGCATATTTATTGGTCTTCGGTCTTTATCTTGCCAGCTCGGATTATTCAGGAATTAGAAGCTAAAATGAGAAATTTCTTATGGTCTCAGGATTCATCTTTCAATAAAGGTAAATCAAAAGTTTCTTGGAAATTGGTATGTACGCCTAAATATGAAGGGGGTTTGGGTATTAGGCGTATTGGGGATATGAATAAAGCTCTGATGTCGTCTCATATTTGGAGTATTGTCTCCAATCGTGAGTCTCTGTGGGTTAAATGGGTTCATTCCTATCATTTAAAACATAAGAGCTTCTGGATTTGTAAAACGCCTACGAATAGTTGTTGGTCTTGGCGAAAACTTATTCAGATGAGGCCTTTAATTAGAAATCATATATGGTCGGAGCTAGGGAATGGTGGTAATACTTCAGCCTGGTTTGATTATTGGAGTGAGTTGGGCGATTTTATATCGCCAAGAAATATTTCTGATGCTGATTTTAGATTGGACAACCGGGTGGCCGATGTGTATGCTGATGGTTCTTGGTTGTGGCCTACTGCTTGGAGGGATATTTTTCCTGTTCTTAATCAGATTGATCATGTTCATTTAGATCCCTTGAAAGTTGACAGATTGTTATGGAAAGATGGTAGTGACATTAACGAATTTTCTTCTTCTGGTGTTTGGCACTCTCTTCAGCATAGAGAACCGGAAGTGGATTGGTGTAGCATTGTTTGGTTTGCCCGGTGTATCCCTAGACACGCATTCATGATATGGTTAATTATGAAAGGTAAGCTCCTTACGCAAGATAAAATTCTGCAATGGGATTTATCTAGAAGAAaaaacatgaatatgatgtgctgTTTATTGTGCTATGAGAATGTTGATTCTCATCCGCACCTATCTTTTGAATGTAAGTACTCAACTCAAGTGTGGCTTAAAGTTAGAGACAGGGTCGGAATGAGTTCTATTTCGCCGAGATGGACGGATATTGTTCAATGGCTTTGTAATCGTGATCATCAAAGAAGGGCCGATACTTATGTTGCTAAACTACTTGTAGCGGCTGCAGCGTATAGTATTTGGCAAGAGAGGAATGCCAGGCTATTTAAAAATCAGTTAAGACCTCCTGAGACGGTTAGTGATGTAATCATGAATACAGTGCGATACAAGTTGATGGGAGCTAAGCTGAAGAATACCGTTAGGGTGCGTAACCTTCTTAGAGAATGGGAGATTCATACGAAAGATAAGGATGACGATGGGGGctga